The Pirellulales bacterium genomic sequence GGCGCATTATTCTTTTGCTCGATCGACCGGCAAGATCCTAATCCTCGGCCGCGGTTTCCTTCGGAGTTTCATGGGTCGGAATTGCTTGCGCAACAAATTCCTCGTTTGCCGCCGCGTCTTCTCGGGCCGCGAGGGGCTCAGCTTCTTCTTCGCCTTCGAAAGCGGTTTGAATTGCCCGGGCTCGCAGCCCTTGCTCGCTGAGCCAGCGCACGAGCACGCCGCTATAACCGTGCGTGGCCCAAACTTCCTCGGCGCCGGTGGCGGCGATCGCGCCGAGCAAGCCATTCCAATCGGCATGGTCGGAGAGCGCGAAGCCCGTGTCGAGCGCTCGCCGCCGACGCGGTCCGCGGATTTGCATCCAGCCCGAAGCCATGGCCGACGACACTTCGCCGAATTTTGCCAACCATGGTGTATTTGCGGCCGAAGGCGGGGCAATCACGATTGCCCGACCGCGGGCCGGCCGACTGTTCTCGACCGTCGCACGGTCGGTCGGCGGCAGGCGCACTCCCGCCCGGGTATAGTGGGGTAGAAACCGATCGACGGCCCCGTGGACCAGGATCGGGCCGATCGATGAATCAAGCCCCGCGAGCACGCGTTGCGCTTTTCCGAGCGAATACGCGTAGACGACGCTTGTCCGTCCTCGCTCCTGATTTCGCCGCCACCAGGCATGCAGACTCTCGAAAATCCGGCTCTCCGCCTGCCAACGATAAATCGGCAGTGCGAATGTCGATTCCGTGACGAAGGTGTGGCAGTGCAGGGCTTCGAAAGGCCGGCAAGTCGGGTCGGCGACGGTCTTGTAATCGCCGCTAACGACACACACTTCGCCTCGCGCTTCGATTCGCACTTGCGCCGAGCCGAGAATATGGCCGGCCGGATGCAGCGAAACGCGCGCGCCGCCGAGTTGAACCGTCTCGCCATATTCGAGCCCTTCGACCGGCGACTCGGCGCCGACACGCTCCTGAACCAGTGCGGTCCCCTCGCGAGCCGTCAGGTAGGATTTCGAGCCGGGCCGGGCATGATCGCTATGGGCATGCGTCACGATCGCCCGAGCAACGGGCTTCCAAGGATCGACGAAAAAATCACCCGCAGGGCAATAGAATCCGCATTCGGTGAGTTGAATCAGCGAAGTCATCCAAGCCGCACCGTTGGCGAAGGCCGCAAAATTCTCGATCGTCTCGAGAAATTATAGCGCGGCGAGGGCGGCGGACCACCAACGCCCGCGGCGCGGCTGCGTCACCGGATTGCGGAATCGCAGGCCAAAGGCTCTCCTCCAAGGCAGGCGTCAGAAAAGCACGATCAGCCGGCGGCAAAGCCAACACCTGCTGCAGCAGTTCGTCGCGATCGCTCAAAAATCGCTCCTAGCCACAGCAATGTCAAACGTCGCAGCGGCGAACTGCTTCGGCCAAGCCGGCTAGGGCAGACGCGTGGGCCGGGATGAACTCTTGGCCCACGTAGCCTTTGTAGCCCGTCGCGACAATGGCTTCCATGATCGGCGGGTAGTTGATTTCTTGCGAGTTGTCGAGTTCGTTGCGGCCGGGAACGCCGGCGGTGTGGTAATGGCCGATGTATTCCTTGAACTGCCGGATTCGCGAGATTACGTCGCCTTCCATGATTTGCACGTGATAAATGTCGTAGAGCAATTTCACCCGCGGGCTGCCGACGCCGCGAACGACTTCGATGGATCGCTCGATCTGGTCGCAAAAGTAGTCGGGGTGCCCTTTCATTTCCACGTTGACCCGGCTGTTGAGCATTTCCAGGCAGACGGTGACTTTCTTTTGCTCGGCGTAGCCGGCAATTTGTTTCAGGCCCGCGATCATGTTGGCCACGCCTTCGCCGTCGGAAATGCCGCGGCGCATTCCGGAGAATGTGATCACGCTGGGAAAGCCGGCATCCGAAGTAGCGTCGATGCTCTTTCGCAGCGCGGCGAGACATTGCTCGTGCTCTTCCTTATGGGCAAAGCCCTTGGTGAACGGATGACTCGGCGAAATGGCGCAAATCAAACCGTGCTTCTTGATCACCGGCCAAAGCTCCGGACCGGCCAATTCGACCGACTTCAGCCCCATCCGAGCCGCGGCGGCCGCAAGGGCTTCGATCGACAGCGACTTTTGGAAACACCACCACACAACCGATTGGTTCAGCCGGCCGTTCGATACAACGATCTTGTAATCCGCGCCGGCGGCTGGCTCCTCATCGGGAGTCGTTGGTTGCGATGCGGCGCCGGCGGCCCGGGCGGATCGCCCGAGACCCACGCTGGCCGCGAGCCCGGCAGCGCCTGCCAACAAGGCACGGCGGCTGACGGCCGAAGATTCGCTGACGTCGGGCGATCGATCGGAATCGTGGTTCGGCATGGGTTTCTCCGAAGAGCGTTGATTGCGGGAGGAAGCATCCGTCGTGATTGCCAATGGCAAGCGCCATTCAACGAATCTACCCCGCGTCGCCATCCCCGTCCATCAGGAAGGCGATCCTTACGGCCGCTTCACCATGGCCGTGGTGGTTATGAGCGAATGCTCCAGGCCGATGCCGAGCAATCGCGACAGATCGGCGATCAGGCAAGGCGGGGCGGCAGTCAGCGTCACGCTGATCGTATCGCCGCTACCGCAATCGATCCACCGCGAAGTAGCTCGGCGATCGTTAATCCGAAGATCGAGGTTGGAACAGACTGCACCGCAGCCATCGCGGGCAAGCGATCGCTGCGCGGCAATAGTGATGCTGGTGCGGCTGGCCCGTGGAGCCGCCGCTTCTTGGACGGCCGACACCGCGGCACGTTGGAGGCACGCATCGATCGAATTTAATTCCATGAATTTCGTCAGCGCCAACGATCCGAGAACGGCTGCCGAAATCGCAAGGCACCAAAGCCAGCGATCGGCGTCGGGACGAGCGGGGTCGGCGGCGGTTGCAGAGTGAGGAATCGCGCACATGCGGTTTAGGGTAATTGCAGGCGGCCAGCATACAAGCTACGGCAGGGCGAGAACGTAGAGCGATGCGAAAAGCCGACACCCTTGCTAGTGTAGCGTCTCATTTAGATCGGGCTTTATCGGTTGACCAGTTCCGCGGCAATTTTGCCGGCAGACGCGCGAACGGCGAGCCACAGAGTCACAGCGCGGCGGAAGCCGCAAGCAAAGTAGCAGGCACACTCCGTGTGCCGTCTGCGCTGCTCTGTGCGCAATGCGCCGCGGTGCGCGGGCGGCACACGGAGTGTGCCTACTACGATAAAGACACTTTCGTCGCTTCTTAGGAGGAATTCGTGTGTTCGTGGCACGGAGAACACCGAGAGGTAGCGCTTCGGGCTCCCGGACTCGCGGCAATTAATGCTGCGGACCGAGTGAACCGGAGGCGGCGGCGCCGTAGTCGTGGCCGCCGCGGGCCGAGGTGATGATCATCAACAAACCGACGGCCATCAATACGGCTCCGACGACGTAGGGCAACACGATCGGCAAAAAGATGGTTTGCTCGAGCAGCGGCAAGCCGAGCATGGGCCCCAAGATTCGCGCCAGCGCGCTAACGCTCTGGCCGATGCCCAAGATGCTGCCTTGCTTGGCCGGATCGCTGCGGCGCGAGATCAGGGAATTGAGCGACGGCATCATCATGGCGAAGCCAAATACCATGAGCGTTACCGCGCCAAAAAGCCCCAGCTTGCTCGAAGTCTGGATCGCGGCGACGAGCGCAACAAAGCCCAGGATGTCGGTCAGCGCGCCGATTGCCGCCATGGTTCCCTCGCTGATCACGCCCAACAGCCGGCGCACGAACAGGCCCTGCGCCACCGTGAGCGTGAAACCGATGTACGAAAAAGTGAGCAGAACTTGTTTCAAGTCGAAATGAAACGGGCTTGTTTTCAATCGCGATTCCACAGGCACCAAAGCATCAAGGGCTCGCGATTCGGAGGCATTTGCCGTGGCGACGGGATCGTTCTGCCCACCGGAAAGCAGCAAGGGCAGCGTCGTTTCGAAGTTGGCGAATGCCAGGATGCAGACGAACAATGTCAGCAACAGCGGACCGACCGAAGGCATTTTTAGAGCCGTGCGCAGAGCTCCGAAGTCGAACAACCGCTTCCCGGCCGATTTGCTTTCGGGGTTGAGCGATTCGGGAAGCATGAAATAGGCAAAGAGCAAGCCGCAAGCGGAGAGCGCTGCGGCTGCATAGCCGGGTTCCGGGCGGGGATTGCTTGTGTTGCCCAACAGCGCTAATCCTCCGAACATCGGACCGAAGGTAAATCCCAAGCCGAACGCGGCTCCCACGAGCGCCATCCCTTTGCCGCGATTTTCCAGCGTCGTGACATCGGCGATGTAGGCCTGGGCCGTGGTGATGGTTGCCCCCGCAATGCCCGCTCCAATCCGTGAAACAAACAGCCAGGCGATGCTCCGCCACACCGTGGCCAACCCGAACAGGGTGTAAAATACCACCGATCCGGCAAGCCCGATCATCAGCACGGGCCGGCGGCCGATCCGATCGGAGAGCCGGCCCCACATCGGTGAAAAGATAAACTGCATCGCCGAAAAGCTGGCGACCAGCAGCCCAATCACCATTCCATTGTTGGCCTCGCCAAAATCACGGGCGTAGATCGACAACAGCGGCAAGACCATTCCGAAGCCGAGCAGGTCGATAAACACGGCCAAAAAAATAACGAGCAGCGAGCCTTTGCGTGGTTCGGGCATGGAGGAAGGCAAGGGTGAGGGTGAGCGTGAAAGTGAGCGCGAGGGTGAGGGTGAGGGTGAGGGATTAGCGATGGGCGCGGCCAACGCGGGCAGTGATGTAGAAATCGTCGCCGGCGAGTTGAGTTTTTGGATCGATTAGCGGCAGAACATCGGCGATATTCGCCAATCCCCGACCGGCGAGCGGCATTGGCGCGTGGCTGCCGCCGATCAGTTTTGGCGCGATGAAGACGTGTACTTCATCGATCGCATTGGCGTCCCAAAGACTGCCCAAAAGCTGCGAGCCCCCCTCGACCAAAACGTTGGTCATTCGGCGGCGGCCCAATTCGTCGAGCAGTGATTGCAACCGGTCCGCGGCCGATGCGCCGTCGCAGACGAACACCTCGCATCCGGCGTCAGTGAGCCGCCGCCGGTCCGCGGTGCTCGATTCGAGCCCCGCGGCGATCAAGAGGGGCGCATCGCGAGCGGTGCGGACTAATTGGCTTGCCGACGGCAACGAAGCTCGCGTGTCGGCCACGATCCGGGTCGCACGCCGTGGCCCGGGCGGTCGGGGGATGAGCAGCGGATCGTCGATCAAGGCCGTTCCCCGGCCGACAAGGATTCCGTCGACGCGGCCCCGCAAGCGATGGCCGATTTGCCGGGCGAAGGGGCCCGTGATCCATCGACTCTGGCGCGCGTTCGTGGCGATCTTGCCGTCGAGCGACATTGCCCATTTGGCAATCAGCCACGGTCGCCCGACGCTCAATCGCTTGAGATACGGTGCGTTCAAGGTTCGGGCCGCGTCTTCCGACAATCCGACTTCAATTTCGATCCCGGCCGCTGTGAGCTCGGCAAACCCCTGGCCAGCAACGGCAGGAAAAGGATCCAGCATCGCACCGACGACGCGGCGAACGCCCGCGGCAATCAAAGCGCGAGTGCAAGGGGGCGTCTTGCCGGTGTGGCAGCACGGCTCGAGCGTGATATAAGCGGTGGCGCCGCGGGCTCGAGCCCCAGCGACTCGCAAGGCTTCGATTTCGGCATGGTCGCCGCCGAAGCGCTGATGCCATCCTTCGCCAACCACGCTGCCGTCGGGCCCGACCAGCAGACAGCCGACCATCGGATTCGGTTCGACAAAACCTTCGCCGCGCGCCGCCAATTCCAGCGCCCGACCCATGTGCCACAAATCGAATTCGTCCTGCGACATTGAATTCCAAAGGAATTATTCGGGTGGTTGCCGAGGCTCGGCCGAAAAATAACTTCCGCTTTTCGAATCCCTCACCCTTCCCTCTCCCGCAAGGGGAGAGGCGTCTGCGGAGAAGATATTTTTCGGCCGAACCTAGGCGGGAGCGGATCGATCGGCTGCGGCGCCGATGGCTAGTGCATCGAGAAAACTCAATCCATGCCGGGTGTCCAAATCACGGGTTTGGAACCACCGCCGGCGGCGACCGCGGCTTCTCCTCCAGGAACAAGAATCTTTCCAGGCTCTGCCGCCCCCGGCACGATAATCGGCGAGCCCTGCGGGTCGGAGCGACCGATCCGGCGTCCATGCTCGTCAATCAGCCCAAGTTCGTAGAGCAGTTGCATGAAGGCTTCAGCGACGCCGGGCTCCCGTGCGTGTTCACGCTGTAAGTGATTGGTCAGGCGGGTAACGTCGTCGGCCTCTCGGCGCTGGAAGCGGAGCCGAAGCTCAGCCAGATCCCAGGCCGCTGTGGATTGCTTCGCCCGTTGGGCGGCGGCGCGGCCTTGCTCGACAACTGCCAATCCGGCGTCTGAATCCCGCGCGGCGGTAAACAGAACGCTGTAGGCTTCGACCACCTCGGGGCGGCCGGCAAGCGACTCTCGGCCGACGATTTGTTGAGCAAACAATTCCAGCGCCCGGGGGTGCCGCGGAATCTTCGCCCGTCGGTAGCATTGCAGCAACTCGTCGTCGCTCAGTTGATCGGCTTGCAGCCGTGAAAGACGGGTGCGTGGCAATTCCGCAAAATTGACCGTCTTGGGATCGACCGTAGCAGGCTGTGGCAAGCCCAGCCGCTCGCGCAGACGGCGCGGGAGATCTTCTTCGGAATCGAGACTATCGTCGAGTTCCACTAGCAGGACGAGCGCCAAAACGCGAATTCGCAACCCGGGCACCGATGCCGCTTGCCGCGGAGTTTGGCCATTCAGCTCAACCAGGGGTAGATCCGGCCAAACATCCAGAACGCGGTGCATCGTTTCTTCCCGCTCCAATTGCAATCGTCGCTCGGGCGAAATTTCGACGGGAAACCGCAATGGCCGGCGCAGCCTTGCTTCACGTAGGGGACTTTGCAAAAACAGATTTTCCGTCGCGTCACCGAGGGCGTCCCCGGCGATTTGGCCGAGTATTTCGCGCGCGGCCGCAAGATCGGATCGTTCGCAAAGAAGTTCGACACGCTCGCTTCGATCGGTTTGTCGGCCGAACAGAAAAGCCGTGCCGAGCACATAAGGGATCTGTTCTCGCGGCGCTTCGGCCGAAGGCGGAAGAGGCCGATCCAGGAGCATGAAGGCGGCCCGCGGCGGTGGCTCATCGTCCGCAACATCGCCGGTTACTTCGCGCCAGCGGCGAGGATCGATCGGTAGCTGCTCGATCCGCCGGTCCGCGGCAAGCCGCTCTTCGAGCTGGCCTTGATCGTTCACCGTATACGACAGTTTGATTTGATCGGCAGGGCTCGCAGGATGGTCTGCCGGATGCAGCGCGCGGTGATGTGTTTCCAAGACAATCGCTGTCGCTTGCGCGTCGACGGCATCGTCGAGCGGCACGTCCAGCGCCGCACAATTCCGAAAGGCCTCGGCTGCTCCCAGATAGTCCGCGATCCACGCCCGCAGGCGGCCGAGGTTTTGCCACAAGGCGAGCGATCTTCCGGCAATTGGGATGAGGGCCGCAAATTTTTCGGCCGCCGTATGCCATTGCCCTTGGCGAGCCTTTTCAAGGGCAACCTCGAATTCATATTTCCACGGTGCGCCGAACGGCGTGGAAACCAGTTCTTTCGGCACTTTGAGCAACAGCGGAATGCTTGGTTCGGCTTCGACCGCGGCCCAATGCTGCAGGGCGTGCTTGTCGTCGCCCCCCGAAAGACAAAGCTGGAACCAGGCCAGCGCTTGGGCGGCGGGAAAATCACCGTGGTCCGCCAGATGCTCGGCCACGGTTCCATAGGCTTCGTAGAGCGCGGAGGGAAGCTCCTGCCCGCACAGAGCCAACGCTTTTTCGAGCGTCGGAATGGCGTCGGCCGGCTTTTCTCCGGACGCCTGGAGTACGGCGAGTTCGGCCAGCGCGATCGGATTTTCCGGATGTTTTTCGCGAAATGTCGCGAGCGTGGCCGCCGATGCCTCGCTCTTGCCGAGCACCGTTTCGAGCGTCGCACGAGTGGAAAGCAAGCAGGCCCGGCCGGGGTATTTGTCATCGAGCTTGGCGACATAATCGAGTGCGGCGACGCGTTGGTCGCCGTCGATCATTCGCTGCAGCTTATCCAATTCGTGAACCAAATCGGCGCAGCAAAACTTGATTTTCTTGCCGGTGCCGCCGGGGCACGGAGAATAAGGATCGATGGTCATCGGCAGGGCGTTCCGTTTTCGAAGCGAAAGAAAGCGGCCGACCGTAGCGACCGCCTGGGCGCATCATCCTACCTTGCGTCGCGGAGAAACAAAACCCATTGAAACCGCGGGCTGAACGAAGGCCCACGCGGATCGCGCGCACCGCGGCAAATCGGGCCGTTAGCCGCGGCAGAAAAACGGCTTCGGCGTTTGGAATTCGGGATGCCATCCGGCGGCGGTCGCCGAGATTGTTGGCGGTCTATCCTTAGCGGCTGCCCACCGACAGTTCCGCGCGCTTTTTGGCAATCAGCGCCAGCAGCGCCTTTTGCGGATCGGCGAATTTTTTGATCCCCTCGCGCATCAGCGTCTCTTCGAGATGCTTGGTATCGACCAATCGGTCGATCTCGGCCAGCACGGCTGCGTCCGGCATTTCGTCCACCTGCCGGGTAAAGGTGCGGCCGCTCTTTTGCACCGCCTCGTTCGTCGCGGGGGGATTCGTTTCGATGTCGCTGCCGGCAAATGCGGCGACATATTTCCAGGGCGGATCGGACGGTTTTTTCGTTCCCGTGCTGGCAAAAATCATTTCCTGCGCCAGCCGCGTCTTATGCCCGTCCCAGAATTTCTTGTTTTCAGCCCAAATCCGCTTTGCGTTGACGATGCCCACTTGTCCCTGTGCCGCCGCAGACAATTGCGATACGTGCTGCTCCGTGTACACGTCCAGGCGCGATACGAAAATGCTGTAGACGCTCTTGAATTGGTCCGTCGACTTCCGCCGCTGCGCGCCTTTCCAGATTCGATCGCGGGCGATCCGATATTGGCGATCGGAAAAGATGAGTGTGACGTTCAACGTCACACCGGCCGCACACAGTTCCTCAAGCGCGTCGAGCCCCGCCGGAGTGGCGGGCACTTTGATCATCCGGTTGCGATGGCCGGCCGACCATTGCTTGCCCAATTCGATGTATCGGGCAACACGCTCCTCGTGTGGCGGGCCGCCGTTCGGATCTTCAAGCAATGGGTCCAGCTCGAAGCTGACGTAGCCATTGTCGCCCGTGGTAGCTTCCCAAACGGGCAGGAAAACTTGCTGTGCTTCTCGAACCAACTGATCGGTAAGTTGCCAGGCGATATGGAGGTCGTCCGCCCCGGAACGAATCAATTCGTTGAGCTGTTTATCGAATCGACCGGTCTTAATCAGGTCGGAAATAATGATCGGATTCGAGGTCGCACCGCTAGCGCCCAACGCGTAGTTGGACCGGACCAAGTCGGGATCGATCGAATCCAGCCAGAGCTTTGTTCCGGTGGCGATGAGCGATTCAAGCGGCGAAACCATGGCGGGTCTCCTTGGTACGGGGGATGAGTTGCAGAGGATCGTCGTTTTGGTCGCACGCGCGATCAGGCCCGCAGGCGGCCACCTTCGAAGCGTTCGTGCGGTTCCAGCACGGCAAATCGCAATTGGTGCTCCTTGGCGCAATGGTATCCTATCCGCCGCGTAAAGGATTGGACAGCTATCTCTTTGCTGTGAAACGCCGCCTCAAATTCTCGACCCGCCGCAACTTGCCTCGCTTATGGCCGCGGTGCCGAATTGCGAAGATGCGTCGGTTCGCAAATTTAGGAATCCGTGGGAGAATTTTCCGATTGTCGGATATTTTCCGGATTTATGGGTTATTCCTGTTGGGAAAGCCCTGCGGCTTCCGATGAGCAATGGGAAAAATCGTTTTCGCTCGCGAGCCTCCCTGCGGAGGCCGTGGTGGAATGGATTGGCAGAGGGAGCGCAAACTCGTGCAAACCGTGATGATGCCAAGAACGAGCTGCCTCGTAGCAATGCTGGCACTTTGCCTCTGCTGGTGCGCAACGGCGGTCGGCGCAGATGGTATTTTGGCGAATTTCATCGCCGCTCAACAGGCCCCCGGCGGCGATGCTGGCACAGCGGCGACGCAGACCCCGCCGGGGACGGTGGAAGAAGTGCCGCCCGCACCAGGACAAGGCGAACCGATCGCGCCCGGCCAAGAAGTTGGCGTGCCGGCCGTCCCAGTCTCGGCCATGGATGGAATCCTCCCGCCGGGTCCGATGCTGGCCGACGGCCAAGCGATACCGCCGACCGCCAGCACGCGTGATTGGTTCGACTTCCACAACTGGTATTCGCAAGACGATTTCACGATCTTGAACCACCCCAAGCCGAAGCGCAATGTACGGTTGTTGTTCGATTTTGCCGACGCCGAGAATCAGTTTTTCACCGACAACCTCGGCCTCGGCATCACGCCGGGCGCTCGGCTAACTTTGGGCTATATCCTCGATCGGGAGAAGTTTCAGGACCACAGCGTTGAAGTGACTTACGAGGGCCCCGACGTCTGGAACAAGCTCTACAGCATCAATGCCGCTCAGGGAAGCGTGTTCAGCATTGCGGAAAACACGTCGACCGTCGGTTCGCTGGACAATAGCTTGAACCAATTCCTGGGCGGTTTTAACGGGGTCGACACCTACTTGATCAAATACCAGTCGGATTTGAACAGCATCGAGATAAACTATCGCGTGCGGAGCGAATTGAGCAGCGATCAATTGGTCTACGATCCCGACGCGGCCATCTGGGTGCGCCGCGTCGAAAACGGACTTACCTTCTCGTATCTCGTTGGATTCCGCGACGTGGAGCTCAACGAACGGCTCAACGAATCGGCGTTCCGTTTCGCAAATTTCGTCGGCCCGGCATCCGGCTCATACAACGTCAAAGTGAACAACAGCCTGGCGGCCCTCCAGTTCGGCGGCGAATTGGACTATCAGTATCAGCGCTTCTTTGTGGCAGTCCGCGGCTCGATCGCGCCAGCCATCAACTTCGCCGAACAGATGAGCAATATCCAATCGACCGATCCCGTGCTGGGGGGTCTGAATCCGCTCGCGCTCAAGGCTTCCAACGATGGACCAGCCTGCATCAGCGAATTCCGCCTCGAAGGGGGCTACGAAATTCGGCCGAATGTGCGGCTGCGGTTGACCTACGATTTCCAATGGCTGACGAGCATCGCGCTGGCCACAAGCCAATTGAGCCTGTCCAGCCCCAACCCCGGTAAAATCATCGTCAGCAACGACATGATGCTCAACGGACTGTCCGCCGGAATTGATTTCTCCTGGTGAGGCAGCACCTGACGGATTTCGGCCGAACGCAGCTTCGGCATGTCTCGGACAGGATGCCCGGAGGGCGAGCGCGGCCGGCAATTCCGCGGCCGAAATTGCCCGCGCCGTCGTTGATACGCCGCTGGGCCGGGGTAAAATAGGGCTTCGGCGCCAAATTCGGTCCAACCCATTGCAACTCGAATCCGGCCCAGCCTGTGACAGACGATCT encodes the following:
- a CDS encoding ligase-associated DNA damage response exonuclease, with protein sequence MTSLIQLTECGFYCPAGDFFVDPWKPVARAIVTHAHSDHARPGSKSYLTAREGTALVQERVGAESPVEGLEYGETVQLGGARVSLHPAGHILGSAQVRIEARGEVCVVSGDYKTVADPTCRPFEALHCHTFVTESTFALPIYRWQAESRIFESLHAWWRRNQERGRTSVVYAYSLGKAQRVLAGLDSSIGPILVHGAVDRFLPHYTRAGVRLPPTDRATVENSRPARGRAIVIAPPSAANTPWLAKFGEVSSAMASGWMQIRGPRRRRALDTGFALSDHADWNGLLGAIAATGAEEVWATHGYSGVLVRWLSEQGLRARAIQTAFEGEEEAEPLAAREDAAANEEFVAQAIPTHETPKETAAED
- a CDS encoding TIM barrel protein, with product MPNHDSDRSPDVSESSAVSRRALLAGAAGLAASVGLGRSARAAGAASQPTTPDEEPAAGADYKIVVSNGRLNQSVVWWCFQKSLSIEALAAAAARMGLKSVELAGPELWPVIKKHGLICAISPSHPFTKGFAHKEEHEQCLAALRKSIDATSDAGFPSVITFSGMRRGISDGEGVANMIAGLKQIAGYAEQKKVTVCLEMLNSRVNVEMKGHPDYFCDQIERSIEVVRGVGSPRVKLLYDIYHVQIMEGDVISRIRQFKEYIGHYHTAGVPGRNELDNSQEINYPPIMEAIVATGYKGYVGQEFIPAHASALAGLAEAVRRCDV
- a CDS encoding MFS transporter; its protein translation is MPEPRKGSLLVIFLAVFIDLLGFGMVLPLLSIYARDFGEANNGMVIGLLVASFSAMQFIFSPMWGRLSDRIGRRPVLMIGLAGSVVFYTLFGLATVWRSIAWLFVSRIGAGIAGATITTAQAYIADVTTLENRGKGMALVGAAFGLGFTFGPMFGGLALLGNTSNPRPEPGYAAAALSACGLLFAYFMLPESLNPESKSAGKRLFDFGALRTALKMPSVGPLLLTLFVCILAFANFETTLPLLLSGGQNDPVATANASESRALDALVPVESRLKTSPFHFDLKQVLLTFSYIGFTLTVAQGLFVRRLLGVISEGTMAAIGALTDILGFVALVAAIQTSSKLGLFGAVTLMVFGFAMMMPSLNSLISRRSDPAKQGSILGIGQSVSALARILGPMLGLPLLEQTIFLPIVLPYVVGAVLMAVGLLMIITSARGGHDYGAAASGSLGPQH
- the ribD gene encoding bifunctional diaminohydroxyphosphoribosylaminopyrimidine deaminase/5-amino-6-(5-phosphoribosylamino)uracil reductase RibD, translated to MSQDEFDLWHMGRALELAARGEGFVEPNPMVGCLLVGPDGSVVGEGWHQRFGGDHAEIEALRVAGARARGATAYITLEPCCHTGKTPPCTRALIAAGVRRVVGAMLDPFPAVAGQGFAELTAAGIEIEVGLSEDAARTLNAPYLKRLSVGRPWLIAKWAMSLDGKIATNARQSRWITGPFARQIGHRLRGRVDGILVGRGTALIDDPLLIPRPPGPRRATRIVADTRASLPSASQLVRTARDAPLLIAAGLESSTADRRRLTDAGCEVFVCDGASAADRLQSLLDELGRRRMTNVLVEGGSQLLGSLWDANAIDEVHVFIAPKLIGGSHAPMPLAGRGLANIADVLPLIDPKTQLAGDDFYITARVGRAHR
- a CDS encoding transaldolase family protein, producing the protein MVSPLESLIATGTKLWLDSIDPDLVRSNYALGASGATSNPIIISDLIKTGRFDKQLNELIRSGADDLHIAWQLTDQLVREAQQVFLPVWEATTGDNGYVSFELDPLLEDPNGGPPHEERVARYIELGKQWSAGHRNRMIKVPATPAGLDALEELCAAGVTLNVTLIFSDRQYRIARDRIWKGAQRRKSTDQFKSVYSIFVSRLDVYTEQHVSQLSAAAQGQVGIVNAKRIWAENKKFWDGHKTRLAQEMIFASTGTKKPSDPPWKYVAAFAGSDIETNPPATNEAVQKSGRTFTRQVDEMPDAAVLAEIDRLVDTKHLEETLMREGIKKFADPQKALLALIAKKRAELSVGSR